A region of uncultured Desulfobacter sp. DNA encodes the following proteins:
- the ureC gene encoding urease subunit alpha, translating into MTTISRKAYAEMFGPTTGDRVRLADTELFIEVEEDKTIYGEEVKFGGGKTIRDGMGQSQASCKEAVDMVITNALIIDHWGIVKADVGIKDGRIHGIGKAGNPDVQPGIDIIVGPGTEAVAGEGHILTAGGIDAHIHFIAPQQIEEALASGITTMLGGGTGPATGTNATTCTPGPWNIVKMLQAADAFPMNLGFMGKGNASLPIALEEQVAAGAMGLKLHEDWGTTPAVIDNCLAVADKLDIQVAIHTDTLNESGFVEQTMAAFKGRTIHTFHTEGAGGGHAPDIIRACELPNVLPSSTNPTRPYTVNTIDEHLDMLMVCHHLSPKIAEDIAFAESRIRRETIAAEDILHDLGAFSMIASDSQAMGRVGEVIIRTWQTAHKMKVQRGSLKQDPSTHDNNRVKRYISKYTINPAICHGISHEVGSVEKGKFADLVLWKPALFGVKPSLVIKGGMIALAPMGDPNASIPSPQPVHYRPMFGAFGRARHETSISFVSGTSLEKGMLDSAGLQSRLIPVKACRAIGKKDMIHNTYQPHMEVDPQTYEVRADGELLTCEPASVLPMAQRYFLF; encoded by the coding sequence ATGACAACCATCAGCAGAAAAGCCTATGCAGAGATGTTCGGCCCCACCACGGGAGACCGGGTAAGACTGGCTGATACCGAACTGTTTATCGAAGTGGAAGAAGATAAGACCATTTACGGTGAAGAAGTCAAATTCGGCGGCGGAAAAACCATCCGGGACGGTATGGGACAAAGCCAGGCCTCCTGCAAAGAGGCCGTTGACATGGTGATCACCAATGCCCTGATCATCGACCACTGGGGCATCGTCAAAGCCGATGTGGGCATTAAGGACGGCCGGATTCACGGTATCGGCAAGGCCGGCAACCCCGATGTCCAGCCGGGTATTGATATTATCGTGGGGCCGGGTACGGAAGCCGTGGCCGGAGAAGGCCATATCCTTACAGCCGGCGGCATTGACGCCCACATCCATTTCATTGCCCCCCAGCAGATTGAAGAGGCCCTGGCCTCGGGCATTACCACCATGCTTGGCGGCGGCACAGGTCCTGCCACCGGCACCAATGCCACCACCTGCACCCCGGGTCCCTGGAATATCGTTAAAATGCTCCAGGCCGCCGATGCCTTTCCCATGAATCTGGGCTTTATGGGCAAGGGCAATGCCAGCCTCCCCATTGCCCTTGAAGAACAGGTGGCCGCAGGAGCTATGGGCTTAAAGCTGCACGAGGACTGGGGAACCACGCCGGCAGTCATTGACAACTGCCTGGCCGTGGCAGACAAATTGGACATTCAGGTGGCCATTCATACGGATACCCTCAATGAATCGGGGTTTGTGGAACAGACCATGGCAGCCTTCAAGGGCCGCACCATTCATACCTTTCACACCGAAGGGGCCGGCGGCGGCCATGCCCCGGACATCATCCGGGCCTGCGAACTGCCCAACGTGCTCCCCTCGTCAACCAACCCCACCCGGCCCTACACGGTCAATACCATTGACGAACACCTGGACATGCTCATGGTCTGCCATCACTTAAGTCCTAAAATTGCCGAAGACATTGCCTTTGCCGAATCCCGCATCAGAAGGGAAACCATTGCGGCAGAAGACATCCTCCACGATCTGGGCGCTTTTTCCATGATCGCATCGGACTCCCAGGCCATGGGACGGGTCGGGGAAGTGATCATCAGGACCTGGCAGACCGCGCACAAGATGAAAGTGCAAAGGGGCAGCCTGAAACAGGACCCGTCAACCCATGACAACAACAGGGTGAAACGCTATATTTCAAAATACACCATCAATCCGGCCATCTGCCACGGGATTTCCCATGAAGTGGGGTCTGTTGAGAAGGGAAAATTTGCCGATCTGGTCCTGTGGAAACCCGCACTTTTCGGGGTTAAACCATCTCTGGTCATCAAGGGCGGCATGATCGCCCTTGCACCCATGGGAGATCCCAATGCCTCCATTCCTTCACCCCAGCCCGTCCATTACCGGCCCATGTTCGGTGCCTTTGGAAGGGCCCGCCATGAGACCTCGATCTCTTTTGTGTCAGGGACTTCTCTGGAAAAAGGCATGCTGGACAGCGCCGGGCTGCAATCCCGCCTTATCCCGGTAAAGGCGTGCCGGGCCATTGGCAAAAAAGATATGATCCATAATACTTACCAGCCCCATATGGAAGTTGATCCCCAGACCTACGAGGTCAGGGCCGATGGAGAACTATTAACCTGCGAGCCGGCGTCTGTTTTACCCATGGCGCAACGGTACTTTTTATTTTAA
- a CDS encoding urease subunit beta has product MIPGEVITQPGEITINQGRPTLSLKVVNSGDRPVQVGSHYHFYETNKALSFDRESARGFRLNIPSGTAIRFEPGLERTVELVAYAGHRRVFGFNQAIMGNLDSESK; this is encoded by the coding sequence ATGATTCCAGGAGAAGTGATCACACAACCGGGAGAGATTACCATCAACCAGGGACGTCCAACCCTGAGCCTTAAGGTGGTCAACAGCGGTGACAGACCTGTTCAGGTGGGGTCCCATTACCATTTTTATGAAACCAACAAGGCTTTGTCCTTTGACCGGGAAAGCGCCAGGGGCTTTCGCCTCAACATTCCGTCCGGAACCGCCATCCGGTTTGAGCCTGGTTTGGAACGGACAGTGGAGCTTGTGGCCTATGCGGGCCACCGCAGGGTGTTTGGATTTAATCAGGCCATCATGGGAAATCTTGACAGCGAGTCTAAATAA
- the ureA gene encoding urease subunit gamma produces MDLTPREKDKLLIFTAALLAERRKAKGLLLNYPEAVAFISAAVMEGAREGKTVAELMDYGRTLLSKEEVMEGVADMIHDVQVEATFPDGTKLVTVHNPIH; encoded by the coding sequence ATGGACCTTACACCCAGAGAGAAAGACAAACTGCTGATCTTTACTGCGGCTCTGCTTGCGGAGCGGCGCAAGGCCAAAGGGCTGCTTCTCAACTATCCCGAGGCGGTCGCCTTTATCAGTGCTGCCGTTATGGAAGGCGCACGGGAAGGCAAAACCGTGGCCGAACTTATGGATTACGGCCGTACCCTTCTGTCCAAGGAAGAGGTCATGGAGGGCGTGGCCGACATGATCCATGACGTACAGGTTGAAGCCACATTTCCCGACGGCACCAAACTGGTCACCGTCCATAACCCAATACACTGA
- a CDS encoding urease accessory protein UreD has translation MCSPASIPADAGNQGWHASLRLCLETKEDKTILEKTSRKGPLTIQQPLYAEDGTCHIYLLHPPGGLVGGDVLDLAVDAGQNTHTLLTTPGATKFYRSQGQRAVQTQTLAVAEGAVLQWFPQETILFEGAMGSLGTTINLAPKAVFMGWEILCLGLPALKKPFAGGHLTSTVTLFNNSIPLLFEKLKIEKQSDLCGPAGLRNQPVTATFWAYPVPEQLFSQVQNSASILGECFGMTLMDDLLVARYLGDHPGQAKEQFEKLRHILAPELTGRQAAVPRIWNT, from the coding sequence ATGTGTTCCCCCGCTTCCATACCGGCCGATGCAGGCAACCAGGGCTGGCATGCCTCTTTACGTCTTTGTCTTGAAACTAAGGAAGACAAAACCATCCTTGAAAAGACAAGCCGCAAGGGTCCGCTGACCATTCAGCAGCCTTTATATGCCGAAGACGGCACATGCCACATCTATCTGTTGCATCCGCCCGGCGGTCTTGTGGGCGGTGATGTGCTTGACCTTGCCGTTGATGCCGGTCAAAACACCCATACCCTTTTAACCACTCCGGGGGCGACCAAATTTTATCGTTCCCAGGGGCAGCGTGCTGTCCAGACCCAGACACTGGCTGTGGCTGAAGGAGCGGTGTTACAGTGGTTTCCCCAGGAGACCATTTTGTTTGAAGGTGCCATGGGCAGCCTTGGAACAACCATCAACCTTGCCCCCAAGGCGGTATTTATGGGGTGGGAAATTTTGTGTCTGGGTCTGCCCGCACTCAAAAAGCCCTTTGCTGGTGGACATCTTACATCAACGGTCACCCTGTTCAACAACTCAATCCCGCTGCTGTTTGAAAAACTTAAGATTGAAAAACAAAGCGATCTTTGCGGACCTGCGGGCTTAAGAAACCAACCGGTGACGGCAACCTTCTGGGCTTATCCGGTCCCGGAACAACTTTTCAGCCAAGTTCAGAACAGTGCCTCCATTTTGGGGGAATGCTTTGGCATGACGTTAATGGACGACCTGCTTGTGGCACGATACCTTGGCGATCATCCCGGGCAGGCCAAAGAACAATTTGAAAAGCTGCGGCACATCCTTGCCCCTGAACTGACGGGCAGGCAGGCCGCCGTACCCAGAATCTGGAATACTTAA
- the urtE gene encoding urea ABC transporter ATP-binding subunit UrtE: MLTIENLNQYYGESHTLWDLSLTIEEKCCTCLMGRNGVGKTTLLNCIMGLVPVKSGAISFQGENILKKKAESRAGLRIGYVPQGRQIFPLLTVEENLSIGLTTVGKGRKKIPDLVFELFPVLKQMMKRRGGDLSGGQQQQLAIGRALVLDPSLLILDEPCEGIQPNIVQEIGEIIKRLIQEVGMAVLLVEQKLHFVQQTADRFFIMDRGRLMADGNISQLNDELISRYLTV, translated from the coding sequence ATGCTTACAATCGAAAACCTGAATCAATATTACGGTGAAAGCCATACACTCTGGGATCTGTCCCTGACCATTGAAGAAAAATGCTGTACCTGCCTGATGGGCCGAAACGGCGTGGGGAAAACAACTCTGCTCAACTGTATCATGGGCCTTGTTCCCGTCAAAAGCGGAGCCATATCCTTCCAGGGGGAGAATATCCTTAAAAAAAAGGCTGAAAGCAGAGCAGGCTTAAGAATCGGCTATGTTCCCCAGGGACGCCAGATTTTTCCGCTTCTGACCGTTGAGGAAAACCTGAGCATTGGCCTGACCACTGTGGGAAAGGGAAGAAAAAAAATTCCAGACCTGGTTTTTGAACTTTTCCCTGTGTTAAAACAGATGATGAAACGGCGGGGCGGCGATCTTTCAGGCGGACAGCAGCAGCAGCTTGCCATTGGAAGAGCCCTGGTACTGGACCCGTCCCTGCTTATTCTGGATGAGCCCTGTGAAGGCATCCAGCCCAACATTGTCCAGGAGATCGGGGAAATTATTAAACGGCTGATTCAGGAGGTGGGCATGGCCGTGCTGCTGGTGGAACAAAAACTTCATTTTGTCCAGCAGACGGCAGACCGCTTCTTTATCATGGACAGAGGAAGGCTCATGGCCGACGGCAACATTTCACAGCTAAACGATGAACTGATCAGCAGGTATCTGACCGTATAA
- the urtD gene encoding urea ABC transporter ATP-binding protein UrtD — protein MIQPLKAFREFWPRDRVFDFLIPDIPPILDTSHKVILYLEGISVSFDGFKAINDLNLYVDEGELRCIIGPNGAGKTTMMDIITGKTKPDAGVAWFGQTINLLKHTEPEIAQAGIGRKFQKPTVFEEHTVFENLELSMSSDKRVLPTLFASLTGEQKDMIDQTLEIVGLSESYKARAGSLSHGQKQWLEIGMLLMQKPVLLLVDEPVAGMTRQEMEKTAELLTSLAGKRSIIVVEHDMDFVRSIARKVTVLHQGTILAEGNMDDIQNNPKVREVYLGE, from the coding sequence ATGATTCAGCCCCTTAAAGCGTTCCGGGAGTTCTGGCCACGGGACCGTGTATTTGATTTTTTAATCCCTGACATTCCGCCCATTTTGGATACCAGCCACAAGGTCATCCTGTACCTTGAGGGGATAAGCGTCAGCTTTGACGGGTTCAAGGCCATCAATGACCTGAACCTGTATGTGGATGAAGGAGAGCTGCGTTGTATTATCGGCCCCAACGGTGCCGGCAAAACCACCATGATGGATATCATCACCGGCAAAACAAAACCCGACGCCGGTGTCGCCTGGTTCGGCCAGACCATCAACCTGTTGAAGCATACTGAACCTGAAATTGCCCAGGCCGGTATCGGCAGAAAATTTCAAAAACCCACAGTGTTTGAAGAGCATACCGTGTTTGAAAACCTTGAGCTCTCCATGTCTTCGGACAAGCGGGTACTGCCCACACTGTTTGCCTCCCTTACGGGCGAGCAAAAGGATATGATCGACCAGACCCTTGAAATTGTGGGTCTTTCAGAATCGTACAAGGCACGGGCCGGATCCCTTTCCCACGGCCAGAAGCAGTGGCTTGAAATCGGGATGCTTTTGATGCAGAAGCCTGTTCTTTTGCTGGTAGATGAGCCTGTGGCGGGCATGACCCGCCAGGAGATGGAGAAAACCGCAGAATTGTTGACCTCTCTTGCCGGCAAACGTTCCATAATCGTGGTGGAGCATGACATGGATTTTGTGCGATCCATTGCCAGGAAAGTAACGGTTCTTCACCAGGGCACCATTCTGGCCGAAGGCAACATGGACGATATTCAGAACAACCCAAAGGTCCGGGAAGTCTACCTGGGAGAATAA
- the urtC gene encoding urea ABC transporter permease subunit UrtC gives MKRLSFIFDDKLGIPLLIALGAAMVMVPVLNLMVPETSFFHVSTFTMAIWGKYLTYAMLAMAVDIVWGYLGILSLGHGVFFGLGGYAMGMYLMRQIGTRGEYGHPILPDFMVFLNWDKLPWFWHGFNMFPFAAVMIVLIPCLLALVFGWLAFKSRVTGVYLSIITQALTFSIMLAFFRNEMGFGGNNGLTDFKDLLGFSLLSDGTKAGLFAVTAGALIMAYLACRYLVASKLGRVLAAIRDAEDRVRFLGYNVENVKLWIFVFSAGLAGLAGALYVPQVGIINPSEFSPLNSIEIVVWVAVGGRGTLYGAVAGALAVNWAKSYLTGALPDAWLFALGALFVVVTIFLPRGIAGLIRLRKEAA, from the coding sequence ATGAAACGCTTATCCTTTATTTTTGACGACAAGCTGGGAATCCCTTTGCTGATTGCCCTGGGGGCCGCCATGGTCATGGTGCCGGTGTTGAACCTCATGGTGCCGGAAACAAGCTTTTTCCACGTCTCCACATTTACCATGGCCATTTGGGGCAAATACCTGACCTATGCCATGCTGGCCATGGCGGTGGATATTGTGTGGGGGTACCTTGGGATTTTAAGTCTGGGCCACGGGGTCTTCTTCGGCCTGGGCGGTTACGCCATGGGCATGTATCTCATGCGCCAGATCGGCACACGGGGCGAATACGGCCACCCTATCCTGCCCGATTTCATGGTGTTTTTGAACTGGGACAAGCTGCCCTGGTTCTGGCACGGATTTAATATGTTCCCCTTTGCCGCGGTCATGATTGTGCTGATTCCCTGCCTGCTGGCCCTGGTATTCGGATGGCTTGCCTTTAAATCCCGGGTCACAGGGGTTTACCTGTCCATCATCACCCAGGCATTGACCTTTTCAATCATGCTGGCATTTTTCAGAAACGAAATGGGATTCGGCGGTAACAACGGACTGACCGATTTTAAAGATCTTCTGGGATTTTCGCTTCTCAGTGACGGCACCAAGGCCGGGCTTTTTGCCGTTACGGCCGGGGCACTGATTATGGCCTATCTTGCCTGCCGGTATCTGGTGGCCTCAAAACTCGGGCGGGTTTTGGCCGCCATACGGGATGCCGAGGACCGGGTGAGGTTTCTGGGGTATAATGTGGAAAACGTAAAACTGTGGATCTTTGTCTTTTCCGCAGGGCTTGCCGGTCTGGCCGGCGCCCTTTATGTGCCCCAGGTGGGCATCATCAACCCGTCGGAATTTTCTCCTTTAAACTCCATTGAAATTGTGGTCTGGGTGGCTGTGGGCGGCAGGGGCACCCTTTACGGCGCCGTTGCAGGGGCCCTTGCGGTCAACTGGGCCAAAAGTTATCTCACCGGTGCACTGCCCGATGCATGGCTTTTTGCCCTGGGCGCTCTTTTTGTTGTGGTGACAATTTTTCTTCCCAGGGGAATCGCAGGCCTGATCCGGCTTCGAAAGGAGGCCGCATGA
- the urtB gene encoding urea ABC transporter permease subunit UrtB, giving the protein MFTSPKNRFPVLLFILAFAMYAACFEIFPATAAANTFEEGLEKLTQKDFKLKIQGLEQIVQSKDPQVEKLLSALLEGDLFYTLEDNEVVYAAKSDGKYTTTRVLSNEARQQVSSSSIKKIGINNAIRKKLKAWLSLLQLYNGAPRERADAVYRLLGKLSPDMVDSLRELYDRETSHKVKQALATAIALDTLETGNSEAKLSALSKLKGCLYPAIKTGLTKVINKETDEQVKKKAAKILQGIESKIAFYGFLETLFFGLSAGSILVLAAIGLAITFGVIGVINMAHGELIMIGAYTTWVIQQLLPHHLGVAIFLAVPGAFLVSALAGIAIERSIIRFLYGRPLETLLATFGVSLVLQQAVRSIFSPLNRAVSTPDWMSGSLVLNPVLSLTMNRIVIFFFCLFVFGALFLVMKKTSLGLQVRAVSQNRAMARAMGVPASRVDALTFGLGSGIAGVAGVALSQLTNVGPNLGQAYIIDSFMVVVFGGVGNLWGTLLAGLSLGTANKFIEPFSGAVLAKIIVLVFIILFIQKRPQGLFPQKGRAAG; this is encoded by the coding sequence ATGTTTACTTCTCCAAAGAACCGTTTTCCCGTCCTCCTTTTTATCCTGGCGTTTGCAATGTATGCGGCATGTTTTGAAATTTTTCCCGCAACCGCAGCAGCCAACACCTTTGAAGAAGGGCTGGAAAAACTCACCCAGAAAGATTTTAAGCTCAAGATTCAAGGGCTTGAACAGATTGTTCAAAGCAAAGATCCCCAGGTGGAAAAGCTTCTTTCCGCCCTGCTTGAAGGAGATCTTTTCTATACCCTGGAAGATAACGAAGTGGTGTATGCCGCAAAATCAGACGGCAAGTACACCACCACCAGGGTGTTGTCCAATGAAGCAAGGCAACAGGTCAGCAGCAGCAGCATTAAAAAAATCGGAATCAACAATGCCATCAGAAAAAAACTTAAAGCCTGGCTTTCTCTGCTTCAGCTTTACAATGGAGCCCCCCGGGAACGCGCCGATGCGGTGTACCGGCTTTTGGGCAAATTAAGCCCGGACATGGTGGACTCCCTCAGGGAACTGTATGACCGGGAAACCAGCCACAAGGTAAAGCAGGCCCTGGCAACGGCCATTGCCCTGGATACCCTGGAAACCGGGAACAGTGAAGCTAAGCTGTCGGCCCTGTCTAAACTTAAAGGATGCCTCTACCCGGCCATAAAAACGGGCCTGACCAAGGTCATCAACAAGGAAACCGACGAACAGGTTAAAAAGAAAGCTGCAAAGATCCTGCAGGGCATTGAATCAAAGATCGCTTTTTACGGATTTTTAGAAACCCTGTTTTTCGGGTTGAGCGCCGGCTCCATCCTGGTTCTTGCCGCCATCGGCCTTGCCATTACCTTCGGGGTTATCGGTGTCATCAACATGGCCCACGGCGAGCTGATCATGATCGGCGCCTATACCACCTGGGTGATCCAGCAGTTGCTGCCCCACCACTTGGGGGTTGCCATTTTCCTGGCCGTTCCGGGTGCCTTTCTGGTATCCGCCCTGGCCGGCATTGCCATTGAACGATCCATTATCCGGTTTCTTTACGGCCGTCCCCTTGAAACACTGCTGGCAACCTTTGGTGTCAGTCTTGTGCTCCAGCAGGCGGTGCGCTCCATCTTTTCGCCTTTGAACCGTGCTGTGAGCACCCCGGACTGGATGAGCGGTTCTCTGGTGCTCAACCCGGTTCTATCCCTGACCATGAACCGGATTGTCATCTTCTTTTTCTGCCTGTTCGTATTCGGTGCGTTGTTTCTGGTCATGAAAAAAACATCCCTGGGCCTTCAGGTCCGGGCGGTTTCCCAGAACCGGGCCATGGCCAGGGCCATGGGGGTTCCGGCGTCAAGGGTGGATGCCCTGACCTTCGGGCTTGGCTCAGGCATTGCCGGCGTGGCCGGTGTGGCGTTGAGCCAGCTGACCAATGTGGGCCCCAACCTTGGCCAGGCATACATCATTGACTCGTTCATGGTGGTGGTGTTCGGCGGCGTGGGCAATCTTTGGGGAACCCTGCTGGCAGGTCTTAGCCTTGGCACGGCCAACAAGTTTATTGAACCGTTTTCAGGGGCCGTGCTGGCCAAAATAATTGTCCTGGTTTTCATTATTCTCTTTATCCAAAAACGTCCCCAGGGGCTTTTTCCCCAGAAAGGGAGGGCCGCAGGTTAA
- the urtA gene encoding urea ABC transporter substrate-binding protein, whose protein sequence is MNRHRLSHRLLFIAAALFCCMTMVSSALAQDTIKIGVLHSLSGTMAISETTLKDTILMLVDEQNKKGGLLGKKLEAVVVDPASNWPLFAEKARELIEKDKVAAVFGCWTSVSRKSVLPVFEELNNILFYPVQYEGEESSKNVFYTGAAPNQQAIPAVDYLMNDIGVKRWVLAGTDYVYPRTTNKILQAYLKSKGVADADIMINYTPFGHSDWQSIVSDIKKFGTAGKKTAVVSTINGDANVPFYKELGNQGITADNIPVIAFSVGEEELSGIDTKPLVGHLAAWNYFMSVDDPANTEFIENWHTFIKNPKRVTNDPMEAHYIGFNMWVKAVEKAGTTDADAVQDAIIGVAVPNLTGGYSAMMPNHHITKPVLIGEIQEDGQFEVVWQTPGLVAGDAWSDYLPGSKDLISDWRAPLRNGNFKVTK, encoded by the coding sequence ATGAATCGTCACCGTTTATCCCACAGATTGTTGTTTATCGCCGCTGCACTTTTTTGCTGTATGACTATGGTGTCCTCCGCCCTGGCCCAAGACACCATCAAAATCGGGGTGCTTCACTCTTTGTCAGGCACCATGGCCATCAGTGAAACGACGTTGAAAGACACCATCCTGATGCTGGTTGATGAACAAAACAAAAAAGGAGGTCTTCTGGGCAAAAAACTTGAAGCCGTTGTGGTTGACCCGGCCTCCAACTGGCCGCTCTTTGCTGAAAAGGCAAGGGAGCTCATTGAAAAAGACAAAGTGGCCGCCGTTTTCGGGTGCTGGACATCCGTGTCCAGAAAATCCGTGCTTCCGGTATTCGAAGAGCTGAATAATATACTGTTCTACCCGGTTCAATATGAGGGTGAAGAGTCCTCCAAAAATGTTTTCTACACCGGTGCAGCCCCCAATCAGCAGGCCATTCCTGCGGTTGATTATCTGATGAATGACATCGGCGTAAAACGCTGGGTTCTTGCAGGAACCGACTATGTTTACCCCAGGACCACCAACAAAATTTTACAGGCATACCTGAAAAGCAAAGGAGTGGCCGATGCCGACATCATGATCAACTACACACCCTTTGGCCACTCTGACTGGCAGTCCATTGTTTCCGACATCAAAAAATTCGGAACCGCCGGCAAAAAGACAGCTGTGGTATCCACCATCAACGGCGATGCCAACGTTCCCTTTTATAAAGAACTTGGCAACCAGGGCATCACTGCAGACAACATCCCGGTCATTGCCTTTTCCGTGGGTGAAGAAGAACTGTCTGGCATCGACACCAAACCCCTTGTGGGCCACCTTGCCGCCTGGAACTATTTCATGAGTGTTGACGACCCTGCCAATACTGAGTTTATCGAAAACTGGCATACATTTATCAAAAACCCCAAACGCGTTACCAACGATCCCATGGAAGCACACTACATTGGTTTCAACATGTGGGTTAAAGCCGTTGAAAAAGCCGGCACCACCGATGCCGACGCTGTCCAGGACGCCATCATCGGCGTGGCCGTGCCCAACCTGACCGGCGGCTATTCCGCCATGATGCCCAACCACCACATTACCAAACCCGTTCTGATCGGCGAGATCCAGGAAGACGGACAGTTTGAGGTGGTATGGCAGACACCCGGGCTGGTGGCCGGAGATGCGTGGTCAGATTACCTGCCCGGCTCCAAAGACCTGATCTCCGACTGGCGTGCACCATTGAGAAACGGCAACTTCAAGGTGACCAAATAA
- a CDS encoding cysteine desulfurase family protein, with translation MAHPVYLDYNGTTPHAPEVIEAMRPFIETQFGNPSSTHWYGIRPRKAVEEARKQVAALLNCRSHEVFFTSGGTESNNHAIKGMANALGNKGRHIITTAIEHPAVLEVCRHLEIRGFETTCVGVDQAGKVNVDDICNAIRKDTILISVMHANNEVGTIQPIPEISALARKHGIAMHTDAAQSMGKIPTDVQVLGVDLLSIAGHKLYAPKGIGALFVRQGVFPEKFCHGASQERGYRAGTENVPWMVGLGRACELAAQNPGHTANHMKSMRDRLHKGLADQLDDVRLNGHPDDRLPNTLSLSFKGVEANRILEEIGLEVAASPGAACHSDTVSLSHVLEAMKIPLEWAKGTIRLSTGRMTTPEEIDRAVEAIVRAVEAIVRAVTHLRGASGV, from the coding sequence ATGGCGCACCCGGTTTATCTCGATTACAACGGCACCACCCCCCATGCCCCTGAAGTCATTGAGGCCATGCGGCCGTTTATTGAAACCCAGTTCGGCAACCCTTCCAGTACACACTGGTACGGAATCCGGCCCAGAAAGGCCGTGGAAGAGGCCCGAAAACAGGTGGCCGCTCTTTTGAACTGCCGGTCCCATGAGGTCTTTTTCACCTCAGGCGGCACCGAATCCAACAACCACGCCATCAAAGGCATGGCCAATGCCCTAGGGAACAAGGGCAGGCATATCATCACCACAGCCATAGAGCATCCGGCAGTTCTGGAAGTATGCCGCCACCTGGAAATTCGAGGTTTTGAAACCACCTGCGTGGGTGTGGACCAGGCTGGGAAGGTGAATGTGGATGATATTTGCAACGCCATCCGGAAGGACACGATCCTGATTTCGGTGATGCACGCCAACAACGAAGTCGGCACCATCCAGCCCATTCCTGAGATTTCTGCCCTGGCCCGGAAGCATGGCATTGCCATGCACACCGATGCCGCCCAGAGCATGGGCAAAATTCCCACAGATGTTCAGGTGTTAGGCGTTGACCTGCTCAGCATCGCCGGGCACAAACTGTATGCTCCCAAAGGAATCGGGGCACTGTTCGTAAGACAGGGGGTGTTTCCTGAAAAATTCTGCCACGGGGCAAGCCAGGAAAGGGGATACAGGGCGGGGACGGAAAATGTGCCCTGGATGGTGGGGCTGGGCCGGGCCTGTGAATTGGCGGCCCAGAACCCGGGCCATACCGCCAATCATATGAAATCCATGCGCGATCGCCTGCACAAGGGATTGGCAGATCAGCTGGACGATGTGCGGCTCAACGGCCACCCGGATGACAGGCTGCCCAACACCTTAAGCCTTTCATTCAAGGGGGTTGAAGCCAACCGTATCTTAGAAGAGATCGGTCTTGAAGTTGCCGCTTCGCCAGGCGCAGCCTGCCATTCGGATACAGTGAGCCTGTCCCATGTGCTTGAGGCCATGAAGATCCCCCTGGAGTGGGCCAAAGGCACGATCCGGCTGTCCACAGGGAGGATGACCACACCCGAAGAGATCGACCGGGCTGTTGAAGCCATTGTCCGGGCAGTTGAAGCCATTGTCCGGGCAGTCACTCATCTGCGTGGGGCTTCCGGCGTGTAG
- a CDS encoding rhodanese-like domain-containing protein: MKKVTLFSLLISLLFSRASAQDAGNISGILRDGLRHLPVDAGSEPLDFTVYRGDYIVFDFSLDGSFRFQVPGLSIDLDMPRPVGQTAYVKVKETGTFAFTLADRKGTLHVIELEGPGYTKVTAEEAVRLIKESSPFILDVRTPGEYAAGHLEGSVLLPVQDLFSRMETLTGHEQDPVLVVCATGNRSTVASHLLMKAGFTRVYNLRYGIKEWMQRGNPVVK; this comes from the coding sequence ATGAAAAAAGTCACGTTGTTTTCTCTTCTTATTTCCCTTTTATTCTCCAGGGCCTCGGCCCAGGATGCCGGAAATATATCGGGCATCCTCAGGGACGGACTGCGGCATCTGCCGGTGGATGCCGGTTCCGAACCCCTGGACTTCACGGTTTACCGGGGTGATTATATTGTGTTTGACTTCTCCCTGGACGGATCTTTTCGTTTTCAGGTGCCCGGGCTCTCCATAGACCTTGACATGCCCCGGCCGGTTGGACAGACGGCTTACGTGAAGGTGAAAGAAACCGGCACCTTTGCCTTTACCCTGGCAGACCGCAAGGGTACCCTTCATGTCATTGAGCTGGAAGGTCCGGGATACACCAAAGTCACGGCCGAAGAAGCGGTAAGGCTTATAAAGGAGTCCAGCCCTTTTATCCTTGATGTTCGTACGCCCGGCGAGTATGCCGCAGGCCACCTGGAAGGATCTGTGCTTCTTCCCGTACAGGACCTTTTTTCCCGGATGGAAACGCTCACAGGCCATGAGCAGGACCCTGTGCTGGTGGTATGCGCCACCGGCAACCGCAGCACCGTAGCGTCCCACCTTCTGATGAAGGCCGGTTTTACCAGAGTCTACAACCTGCGGTACGGCATAAAAGAGTGGATGCAACGCGGCAACCCTGTTGTGAAATAA